The window CTACTTAGAGTGAAGTGGGGGTGGAAACGTCAGTAATTGTGGAAACCTGCAAGGTTTTGGGTTTTGTCCACTTCCTCCAAAGTGAGTTCTCgtttttaaataaacaatgtgAATAAATCCCATTATCAGCACTGACATCtatataaaaataatgataaggTCTGAGACCTACTTAGACCAATTAATTTATATCATCATAATTCATTATCATAATATCATTAACTGGTAAGTTAAGTTACTAAAGCGAAAGTAATGttattttgtcaaacagcaTAACCAAGTATTCCATTTacaatgacatgaaacagaaacaaaggagCATCCTTCAGCCTCTACTACATTTACCTAGTAGATATTTGGTCATTTTACTTAAACTATCAAAATCACTATTACTACCGACTATTACAATcttaattgattgattttatgtCAACCGACTGACTGATTCGCCacaacaaagctaaaaacaagtGTAAATGTAAGTGTAAAATTGTCTATTAGCCATACCAagaaacaacaaatacatattttactGTCTATTAGGCTGATACTTTTACGACAGTTTAAAGTGACAAACTCCTCAATCATCTGTGAATGTTTTAGTGTCTGTTATGTACCAACTATCAGACGTAAAGCCTAGCTAGatgacaaaaagacaaacacggTCGGTGAATGTTTGCACTAGCTTAATTGTTCAGTGTATCGCTTAGCCCCTTAATTAACTAGCTATAACTTGTTCAACGACAACTCGCACGGATACTTCGTCAAATACAGCTTACCTTGTGAGGGGTTTTACATAAAAGACTTAGTTAAGGCAGCCTGGTCCGTTGCGCTGAACGTAAAAGAGCATAACAAAACTGGAGGAACTGTGTTGTATCACAGCCGGTGAGAAGAGAAAtgagctgtgtttctgtttttcactatcagagaaaaacagtcaTATGAGCGCAGCAATTCAGGGAAACGTCGATCTACAAACGCTTGGAAAGGGTACGCGCAGACTGCGGCTGTCAAGTGAAGGCAGCGCGCATGTTTTGTAAGTCCGAACTGAGGAAGTGACGTTTAAGCACATGACCAACGTCCCCGCTTCCCCTTCCGCATGTTAGCTTTAGGCTAACAGCCGCGGTTTCGAGTCTAGACGATTAGCTTGTAGAAGTACGTGGTATTCGTACAAAGAACCGAAAACGCTAAGTCTTCGTTTCACTGCTGATCAGATGAACTTGTTCTTTAAATTATTTCATTCAACAGTTTGAAGCTAGTGtgtaaaaaaaggaagaaaaacatttccgCACCGCCACAGCCCTTAttgtgttgtcatggcaacGAATGCACCTCCTGTATGTTGCAGACTGAAGCAAACATATCGCTAAGCTGCCAAGAGTTCACTTTGCAAATTCACCTGCCGCACGTTTGGCCCGTAATTTATACAGCGATCGTCGTACTCATGGCCCATTACAGAGTGAGTAGGTGGTACACAGCTTCTGTAGCTGttcgttttttatttttatttttacacgGTTAAAGTTCATATTTGTTCGTGTTAGGCATGGGACAGCTAGCTAGCATCATAGCCACGAACAGTAGGAGTGAACGCACCTTAGGAGTATAGTTTTGTCGTCTCTGTCACCGAGTTTTGTTTCATGACAAACGCAAACACAAAGCTACAATTACTTGCCACTGGATAAAACTTGTCAGACGTGTGCTGCTAACATGTGTAAGTCAAACACTTGTCTTATGCCTCAGGCCTCAGAATCGAAGCGTGAACAATTTCGAAGATACCTTGAAAAGTCCGGGGTCCTTGACACCATAACAAGCGGTAGGTATACAAGCAAATCAAAGCCGTTATTTAGCGTCCAGTGCATGCTGAGAAATCCGTCCATTCACTTATTTCACCTGCTGTGTTGCTGTAACACTGTTTGGCCTCTCTTTTGCAGTTTTAGTGGCGCTCTATGAAGAGACTGACAAACCTAACAACGCACTGGAGTATCCTTTtctcatgaaaaacaaaaagtgtgcTTTCAATGGTGATGCAGGACCCCTCAACCCCAAAACGAAAGGGGATGCTGTGTATGTCTGTTGGAAGAAATGGCAGGTAAAAATTAAGCTTTTTAGTTTGGCCAGCTTGTACATGGTACATCCCATGGACACTGTGTACCTGAGAGATGTGGTACCTGTTGTACTTGAGTTAGCctggcaacagaaaaatgaaacactcAGTCTTTTCTATTACAAAATCCTTTTCCACGGACACTTGTTAATGCTGTGGCTATTCTCCTATGTGaaatttgcacttttttgtGGTGCCCTCATCTATTCAGGACAATTGTGTTGTCGAAACAGATTGAACGTGGATTTTAAAGTGTGAATTTTGTAACCTTCTGTAAGATATTTGAATCCAGCAGACCAGGCTTTAGTTTATTGTACTTTGGTGTGTACCCAGTATACGTAAAGTACATTGTGCATAAGATTAGTATAATTCACAGGAAGCTTGTTGTTGACCCAGAGGAGTTGTTCTCTTGCAGAAATGACACTGAGCAATAAacttaattatttttctttaccCGAATGGCCCCAGAAGGAAGCTAGTCACTGTTGTTGAATAGTGTCCTCTCAAAGTTTGACACATCTGGCTTTGTTAATCTGTTAAACAGATTTGAACATTCAGTGAGCACGTTGACCTTAACCTCCTGCACAGTTTCATAAAGCTTCACCTCGGTGCGGCTGGTCCAGAGCCAGCAGACACTGAGGCTCTTCGCATGGAGCTGGCTGATCTACAACAGAAATTTAACCTGCTCATGGAGgagaacaaagagctgaaaaacagGGTGAGATGCTGGTAAAATATGTCTAAGTGATCAGATAACCAgaactgcatgtgtttgtgtgtgttgctcctACTGTAACCTTTAACCTCTGCATTAATatcattttccagctgatgcAGTATGAACCATCACCTGAtaatggagcagcagagtgaaagGAGGAATTGTGGCTTTCTggggtaaaaaaagaaaaacgttAAACAAAATTTTTTTTGGAGAGTATGTAAATGTTTATTACATAATATTGGATGTACGGTGAACACAAAATCACTTATTTTTTGTTACATAACAAGAAGCAACTTTTTGCtttgtcaaaaataaaagttttttttcagcatttggCATCAGTCATTCTGTTGATCTGTTTCCAACCAAAAGCTCCTGCTCATCCGaaagaaattcattttaaaaaatatttactgCAAAATTTCTCAGAacagtctttatttttcttaaatacatttaaattgaTATCAACTGCATGATTGAGTGtcaagtaaaaaagtaaaattcatacaaaaacagtCGTTCTGAGGTTGCTGCTCATATGCCTGATGGGAAATTAAAGTCTGATAGAATACAACACATTAAAGAATTATTATTTCTGCCACAATACCAGCGCAGAGATATTTGACACTCATTTTCCAATATGACTGATGTATccagaactgttttttttatgtttcatgttgttgatgAAGAACTCTTGGACATGTGGGAACAGGGGTTGCATTAATCCAGACAGTGTCACTGATTTAAAAGTATCCACTTGCATAACAGCACTTTGTGACCTGAAACAACATTATAGATTAGTGGTTCATTTTTCCATTCCCCTCTAGTCATTCAGACAGAGCTGTTGCATACAGCCAAAGCATCGAATGTCCATCTTTGTAAGAGACCAGGAAATGTGAGGACACAAAACCATCCAGTGTGATCTCATTTCCTGTTATAATCTGAAGAGTAGATATTAGATGGCATAagttctttttaaatatgattgGAAAAAAGGCTCGTCTTTGGTGTTAAGAGGATAATCTTCCGAGCAATGGGTGACAAAGGCTGTTTGTGCTTGGTTTAATATCTTTTAAAGAACTTTAAACGAGTGAAAAGTGCAGTAATACAGTGTTGACATGACTTGTACCCCAGCGTGGCCCATTCAGAGTTTCAGTTGCCACATTGGTGAGCACGCAGTTTGTTGTTTATATCTGCAGATCAGTTGGAGCTCGTCTGCTGCTGGCACTGCTCGCCGCTGACACTCTGCGGTTTGGCGAGGAGGCGGTGGGGCTGTTACTCTCGCGGCTGTGTCGAGATACAGAGCTCAGCTCCCCCGCAGAGTCTGGGCTCTGGGACCTGCTCGGTCTCTTAATGTCTGATTTAGAGAGCACCCTCGCTCGGGGGCCAACGCAGCTGCTACGTAGCTTCATGCTGCTGTTCCCGTGGTAGGAATCTCCACTGTCCGAGCCGTTCCCCTCTACCAGAGTGGAGCAGTTCCAGGGCGGACTGACCCTCCGTGACTTCCTCGCAATGCCTGACAGCGTTGTGCAGGAGGAGGTGTCTGCTACAGGGAGGGTGGGGTACTCAGACCTCGCACACTCCATGTCCTCACGATGGGGTGAAGATTGTTCCTCTGGCTcgtcctgtttgtctgcaggaggagagcgTGTCTCACTGCTTGTGTTGTTGGAGTTGCTGTTTTGCTCCGTGGGGCTCGGCACTCCCTCCTTGCCATCCCTGTGGCTATCTGGCTTTGCGCCAGGGTCTCCTTGTATTGGGACGAAAGCAGAGGAGGCATTGAGAAGTGGGTAGGTGGGTCCATTGCCCTGCTTCTCCAACAGTAATGTGTATCCACATGGTGCTGTGGGAATAGTAGTCTTGCGACTCACAGACGTGCCCATGCAAACCTGATGCACAACCGAGTTCTTTTTTGACTTGTTGACGTAATAATCATCGAGATCGTCCTTCAGGTGTGGGTAGTAGTCCAGGATCCCTTTCTTAAGCTTCTTGAATCCCAGGTGCATGATCTCAAGAaggctgaggaagagggagatgCAGGCAATTGCTTGCATGAACAtcatgaaaacagttttctcAGTGGGCCTGGAGACGAAGCAGTCGACCACATTTGGGCACGGCTCCCTTTCACACTTGTAAAGAGGGCTCAGGTGGTGTCCGTAGAGGATGTACTGACCCATCATGAAGCTGACCTCCACCACTGAGCGAGTGACAATGTGGGCCACATAAGTGCACAACAGAGAACCCCTCAGAGGCGCTTTGTTGAGCTTCCCCTGCTCCAGCTGCCTCATCTCCTTTTCAATCCTCCTCCgcacctccaccagctccacatCCACTGCCTCCATCTCCCGACGGAGAGCCACTTTCTTGCAGTGGCGCTCCTTCTCCAGGGCTCGCAGCTGGTAGATGGCATGACCCATGTACACGAGGGAGGGCGAGGACACAAAAATCACCTGGAGCACCCAGTAGCGGATGAGGGAGATGGGGAAGGCCTGGTCGTAGCAGACATTGCGGCAGCCGGGCTGGTCGGTGTTACAGATGAAGTCTGACTGCTCGTCGTTCCACACGTCCTCTGCCGCGACGCCCAGCACCAACATCCGGAATATGAACAGGATGGTCAGCCAGATCTTGCCGACCATGGTGGAGTGGATATGCACCTCCTCCAAGATCCCTCCAAGGAAGTTCCAGTCTCCCATTGTTTACATTAGCAGTGCtaaaatgaatgaggaaaagATATCAATTATCATTTATTAATACAGCCCAATCAATACTGGGCCGAAAAATCAAATTGTcagtgccctctggtggtcaaaATTTGTAAAGTTGACACTGTTTGTAAGTTGTCTCAAGTTACCCCCCCAGGCATTTCTGTTCTGCCACTTCTTGATACTGACAGATTGTCATATACATGAAATTTATGCCtaatttttgacttttttttcactttcactttttttttttagataagcAGATGAAACAGGTGAATATGGCAGGTAATACTGAAACAAACAGGTTTGAGAATGAGTGGcagaatgtaactaagtacatttactcaaatacaaGCTA of the Chelmon rostratus isolate fCheRos1 chromosome 16, fCheRos1.pri, whole genome shotgun sequence genome contains:
- the LOC121619107 gene encoding c-Myc-binding protein-like → MLQTEANISLSCQEFTLQIHLPHVWPVIYTAIVVLMAHYRASESKREQFRRYLEKSGVLDTITSVLVALYEETDKPNNALDFIKLHLGAAGPEPADTEALRMELADLQQKFNLLMEENKELKNRLMQYEPSPDNGAAE
- the LOC121619106 gene encoding gap junction alpha-9 protein-like is translated as MGDWNFLGGILEEVHIHSTMVGKIWLTILFIFRMLVLGVAAEDVWNDEQSDFICNTDQPGCRNVCYDQAFPISLIRYWVLQVIFVSSPSLVYMGHAIYQLRALEKERHCKKVALRREMEAVDVELVEVRRRIEKEMRQLEQGKLNKAPLRGSLLCTYVAHIVTRSVVEVSFMMGQYILYGHHLSPLYKCEREPCPNVVDCFVSRPTEKTVFMMFMQAIACISLFLSLLEIMHLGFKKLKKGILDYYPHLKDDLDDYYVNKSKKNSVVHQVCMGTSVSRKTTIPTAPCGYTLLLEKQGNGPTYPLLNASSAFVPIQGDPGAKPDSHRDGKEGVPSPTEQNSNSNNTSSETRSPPADKQDEPEEQSSPHREDMECARSEYPTLPVADTSSCTTLSGIARKSRRVSPPWNCSTLVEGNGSDSGDSYHGNSSMKLRSSCVGPRARVLSKSDIKRPSRSQSPDSAGELSSVSRHSRESNSPTASSPNRRVSAASSASSRRAPTDLQI